Proteins from a single region of Chrysemys picta bellii isolate R12L10 chromosome 9, ASM1138683v2, whole genome shotgun sequence:
- the CHST2 gene encoding carbohydrate sulfotransferase 2 has protein sequence MSHSWRWPAAPAPAVLLPWSPALLSMKVFRRKALVLCLGYVLLLLLTMLNLLDYKWHKEPQQCNEPPPARRAPSSPQQPHFQPRSDIRSLYRAPAPPPRQRQLVYVFTTWRSGSSFFGELFNQNPEVFFLYEPVWHVWQKLYPGDAVSLQGAARDMLSSLYRCDLAVFQLYNTAGAGKNLTTLGIFGAATNKVICSSPLCPAYRKEVVGMVDDKVCKKCPPQRLSLLQDECHKYHTLVIKGVRVFDLAVLAPLMQDPALQLKVIHLVRDPRAVASSRIKSRHGLIRESLQVVRSRDPRIHRMPLLDASHKLNSKKEGGGGSDYHALGAMEVICSSMAKTLQTALRPPDWLKNNYLVVRYEDLVVDPIKTVRQVYGFVNLVVSPEMEKFALNMTSGPGYSSKPFVVSARNATQAVSAWRTALSFQQIKQIEEYCHQPMAVLGYERVNNPEEVKDLSKTLLRKPRL, from the coding sequence ATGAGCCACAGCTGGCGCTGGCCAGCCGCTCCTGCCcctgcagtgctgctgccctggTCCCCGGCGCTTCTCAGCATGAAAGTCTTCCGCAGGAAGGCGCTGGTGCTGTGCCTAGGCtacgtgctgctgctgctgctcaccatGCTCAACCTGCTGGACTACAAGTGGCACAAGGAGCCCCAGCAATGCAACgagccccccccggcccggcgcgCCCCTTCCTCCCCGCAGCAGCCCCACTTCCAGCCCCGCTCGGACATCCGCTCCCTCTACCGGGCCCCCGCGCCGCCGCCCCGCCAGCGCCAGCTGGTCTATGTCTTCACCACCTGGCGCTCGGGCTCGTCCTTCTTCGGGGAGCTCTTCAACCAGAACCCCGAGGTCTTCTTCCTCTACGAGCCGGTGTGGCACGTGTGGCAGAAGCTGTACCCGGGGGACGCCGTCTCCCTGCAGGGGGCGGCCCGGGACATGCTCAGCTCCCTCTACCGCTGCGACCTGGCCGTCTTCCAGCTCTACAACACCGCCGGGGCCGGCAAGAACCTCACCACGCTGGGCATCTTCGGGGCGGCCACCAACAAGGTGATCTGCTCATCTCCCCTCTGCCCGGCCTACCGCAAGGAGGTGGTGGGCATGGTGGACGACAAGGTCTGCAAGAAGTGCCCCCCGCAGCGGCTCAGCCTCTTGCAGGACGAGTGCCACAAGTACCACACCCTGGTCATCAAGGGCGTGCGCGTCTTCGACCTGGCCGTGCTGGCCCCCCTCATGCAGGACCCTGCCCTGCAGCTCAAAGTTATCCACCTGGTCCGGGACCCCCGGGCCGTGGCCAGCTCCAGGATCAAATCCCGGCATGGCCTGATCCGGGAGAGCCTGCAGGTGGTGAGGAGCCGGGATCCCCGCATCCACCGCATGCCTCTCCTAGATGCCAGCCACAAGCTGAACAgcaagaaggaggggggaggtggCTCGGATTACCACGCGCTGGGGGCCATGGAGGTGATCTGCAGCAGCATGGCCAAGACCCTGCAGACTGCCCTGCGTCCACCCGACTGGCTCAAGAACAACTATCTGGTTGTCCGCTACGAGGACCTGGTGGTGGATCCCATCAAGACTGTGCGGCAGGTGTATGGCTTTGTCAATCTGGTGGTGAGCCCGGAGATGGAGAAGTTCGCCCTCAATATGACCAGCGGGCCCGGCTACTCCTCCAAGCCCTTTGTGGTGTCTGCCAGGAATGCCACCCAAGCAGTGAGCGCCTGGAGGACAGCATTGAGCTTCCAGCAGATTAAGCAGATTGAGGAGTATTGCCACCAGCCCATGGCTGTCCTGGGCTACGAGAGAGTCAACAACCCCGAAGAGGTGAAGGACCTAAGCAAAACATTGCTCAGGAAGCCAAGGCTGTGA